In the genome of Gemmatimonadota bacterium, the window TGGCTCTCGGTCTTGCTATCCTTGCTCCAGTTGCGATAGCAGACGCGAGAGATGAGGACGAATGGCAAAGATTTGCCACAATCGTGACCGCGACGTTTATATCTCTACCTATTTGGGTTCTCTCCACTATCATTGGTGCTACAATAAAATCCGACAAATGGATCGAGGTGTCGCCCCAGAGTCTCAACCTGAGCCTCACACCTACATCCACAAAAGGGCTTCGCGCCGCACTCACGTTTAATTTTTAATTGAGGTTGGCGAAAAATAAATAAAAAAAGCGACTCTGATAGTCGCCTAAGAATAATGCCTTCGTATCTCGCACTTTACACACGCTGTTTGGCGGGTCGTGCGGGTGCGCCCATCAACATGCCTTCTGCACTGATGTCTTCGTCAATATCCGGCCAGTGAACACCCTGACCATCGCCGATAAATTCATAGTTTTCACGCTGAGCAGGCGTTGCGTCTGCAAGTCGCCAGGACCAGACGAGCGGTACACTGATTGTCCGACCATCCACCAAATCAGCGATGATCAATTCCCCAGTGATCCTGATGGCTTTGATGCGAGGTTCAGTATTATTCGCAGTGTTCACGCCATGCCTCCAAAATTATCACGTAGTTCGATTGGATTAACCGCCGAATCTCACTCAATTCATGAGGAGAGAACCCGTAATTTTTGCATAATGCAATGGGTTCGAGCCAATATTTGCATGTTCTTCTGTCTCGTCTCACATGCACATGCCGAGGTTCATGACAGTCAAAACTATAAAAGAAAAATCGATATGGCCCCTGTATGTTGCTGACCCTTGGCATTATGCCCTCCAGCTTGAATTAGATTACTCAATATTCAAGGTTATATCAACAAAAAAATAGGAGAATCTCATGTACACAGAGCACAATGTTCGTCAAACCATCGCCATCCTGGTCACTACAGCCCTCCTGCTCATCGCGATGGCTCCCACACTTGCCCACGCAGCCACATATCTACAAGGCACTGAGGTCAATACCAACACGTTGGTCCAAGATGCCTACGTTGCAGTCACCTATTACGACAGCAAAGGCAAACAGAAATTGGCGAAGGGATGGATTGATGCGATTGGCGATAGCACGTTTACCATTCGCAGCGGAGGCATTAGAAACAGAACGGTCATCGCCTACGACAGCGTTATCGCCGTGATTATGAGCGATGAATCAACCGTCCCTGTAAAGCAGATGAATGACGTGAATCGGTTTATTAGAGAAAACAATAAAGAAGAAATTTTGAAACAGCCCGATAAAAAAAATAGCAATAAATGGTCGGCTGGCTTTTTTGGCGGTGTTCTTTTAGGAGCAACGGGAGGGCTTATTGGATTCACAGTTGCAGAAGACTGCCCAGAAGATGGAGATTTTTGTGGTCCGGGTTTTGCTGCTGTTTCCTTGGGCTATATAGGTTACGTAATCGGCGTGCCTATAGGTGTGAGCATAGTGTCATCTGATCCCATACCGCCAATGTTAGGTAGTGGAATGGGAGTCGTAGCAGGCTGGTCAATGACTACTACGCTCTCCGATAAGCTCTGGCCCTCGGTGCTGATCTGTCCATTAATTGGAGCGGTGATGATGTCCGAGTTGTCAGATGCCTTTAAAGTTCGCCGTTTTTCTGTGGGACTGGCACCTAATTCGGATGGAAGATTATCAGCGATTGCTACGTTTCGGTTTTAGATAGCTGTCGTTCAGATGTAAATCAGCGGGTCTATGCCGTCAATGCCATCTCTGTCTATGACGGATTGCTGAACATCCGCAAGATTATTTCCCGTATTGCCGGATTCATTAAAATAAATTAGATACATTGGAGTCTCACGTTTCACATACGCTGTTTTGCTTGTTCGATTACTTGTTCGGTAGCTTGTTCGGTTTCCTTCCTGAGCGACTGCAAGAACCTGAATCGTTACTAATTTTTTTTAGTTCCCAGAATCCAACACCCGGAATCCATACCGCTGAAAGACCGTAGCCGCTGTGTCTGATTGAAAAAAGTGCATGGCGGCTTCGACTGTTGGTGTGCGTCGTCCTTTTACGATGGCGATTGGATAGACAATGGGTGTGTGCAATAGGGAGTCGGGAAGTGTGGCAATGACTGCGACGCCATCGCTGATTGTCGCATCTGTGGCATAGACAATGCCGGCGGCACATTCTCCGCGGGCGACCAGTGTGAGTGCGCCGCGTACGTCCATTGTCGGGGCGATGCGGTTTTTGAGCAATGTCCACCAGCCCAATTTTTTCAGGGCTTCTACAGTGTAGATACCCGCAGGCACGTGAGATGGGTCGCCCAGGGCTAATTGTCCATCGAATGCGCTGGGGAAGTCAAAGTCTGCGTGGGGTTCGACAGAGAATTTTTCATTTTTGGGGGAGATAATTACGAGGGCGTTGCCCAGTAGATCGATTCGGGTATCGGGTTCGATCAATTTTTCCGTTGCCAAAAAATCCATCCATTTTACATTAGCTGAAAAATATATATCCGCAGGCGCTCCCTGGGCTATCTGTTTGGCGAGGATCGAAGAGCTGGCAAAAGACATTCGCAACGATATGCCCTGTTTTTCTGCGGTTTTGGAGAGGTCTTGCAGTGCGCTTGTCAGGCTGGCTGCAGCATATACGGTGACGGGTTCGGCAAGGGTGATTCCGCGCGTTGAGAAACAGGTTGCGATGAAGATGTAGATGAATAGTTTTTTCATGGGATAAGGAGAATAGTATGTCCGATTTTTGGGTTCAAGATAGCGAGACGATGTTGTTGATTGGCGATAGTATTACGGATTGTGGTCGGCGTGCGGCTGAGGCACCGCTGGGCAGTGGATATGTGCGGGCGTTTACTGAGATTGTGACGGCACAGTTTCCCGAGCGAAAGATCGCGTATATCAATAAGGGTATTGGCGGTAATCGCGTGACGCATTTGCACGAGCGCTGGCGAGAAGACGTGATTGATCACGCGCCGGATAAGTTGTCGATTAAGATCGGGATCAACGATTTGCACAGCGTTTTGCGACAGGCGGAGGATGCGGTTCCGCCCGCGCGATTTGAAGAATTGTACGATGCTATTCTGGATACGACACAACGGGAGATTGGGTGTCCAATTGTGCTGATTACACCTTTTTATATTTCGACAGATACATCCGGGGAGACGTTCCAGAGCGAGGTTATGGCGTTGATTCCGGAGTATATCGACATTGTGGAGAAGATGAGCGAGAAGTACGGGACAAAGCTGTTGCGGTTGCACGATCTTTTCCAGACGCATTTGAAATATAGAGATTCAGAGACTTTCTGTCCAGAGCCTGTGCATCCCAATCGGACAGGACATTTTATCATTGCGGATGCGTTGTTTAAGATGCTTTGTGAAGGGTGAGACTGGGGGCATACCATGTCGGCTTTCTTCAATTGGAGGCATATCAATGGACAAGCTCAAAATTGCACATATCGGCACGGGGAATCGAGGGGCAAATGTGTATCTTCCGCTCATTGCTAAATTGAAGGACGATCTTGAACTGGTCGCTGTTTGCGATGTAAGCGAAGATTCTGTCAAGGCGCAGGGCGCAAAGTATAGCGTTGCTGCATACACAGATACTGCTGAGATGCTGGAAAAAGAGAAGCCAGATATTTGCTCCATCGTTATTACCCCGAGCAATAATCATATCCCGGGGCTGTTGTGCTCTGAACATGGCGTGAGTTACTGCACTGAGACGCCGATCGACACAGACCTCGGCTGGGCGGATGAGATGATTGAGTCCGCAAAGCAGCACGGGACGAAGATTGAGGTCAATGAAAACTATTATCGCGTGCCATCGGAACGGATTAAACGTGAGATGATTCTGGCGGGTGTATTCGGCAAGATCAATGTTGCCTACAACGAGTTTCGCGGACACGGGTATCACGGGGTCGGCTTGATTCGCAGTTACGTCGGTTTTGATAACGAACCCCTGCGCGTGTTCGGTTTGCGAAAGAGCTTCGCAGTGCAGGAGCATGTCTGGCGGCAAGGTCAGCCGACACGCGACTCAGAGGATTGGCAGCAAGGCGTTATCGAATTTGTCGATGGCGCGGTCGGGGTATTCCATTTCAGCAGTTTGTCTTACGGTTCGCCGCTTCGGGGTTTTAATGGCACGAAGTTCTACGCCGAGCGTGGGATGTGCTTCCGCGATGAAGCGGTCATTCTAAACGATACCGCCGATGAGCAACGCAAAATCACGATTGCCCGCAAAACCAACGATGTCAATGGATTTGAGACCCTCGCCGCTCTCGTGGCGGATACAACGCCGGAGGTGGTGTGGGAAAATCCGTTGCAAAATTATCCGCTCAGTGATGGCGAAATTACCGTCGCATCAGAATTGATGAGTATCGCAAATGCCGTTCGCAACGATACCGAGCCAGAATATGGGGCTTATAATGGTCGCAAGGACCGGGAGATTGACGTGGCGATGGCGAGATCGTGGGCAAACGATGGTGAACCTGTGACGTTCCCATTCGAATACGAGAGGCGATGAAGTCAGCTTACGTCTTTAACCTTTTCAGCCGTTCTGCTGCTTCGCTCAGGCTGTCGAGGGTGCGGCAGAAGGCAAAGCGCAAGTATCGGTCGCCTTCACTGCCCGTTGCGTAGAAGTTGTCGCCGGGTACGGGGGTGACACCGATTTCCCGGGTCATGTACATGGCAGCGTCGGTTGCGTTCATGTCGCATAAGGTGGGGACGGAGCGGTAATCGGCAAAGAGGTAGTAGGAGCCGTCGGGGGGGGTGATTTTGAATCCGGTGGATTGGAGTGCGTTGAGGAGCAGGTTGCGTTTTTGTAAGAATGGTTTGTGCATATTTTTGAAGATGGCGTCGGGCAATTGCAACAGGTGCTCGGCGCCTTTTTGCAATGGGGTGGGAGCCTGGACGACGAGGGTGTCGTGAACCGCGCGAATCCTCGGGGTGTGTTGTTCGGGCGATATGACCCAGCCGACGCGCCAGCCGCTGGCGTTGGCGGTTTTGGTGATGGCGTTGATGACAATGGTGCGCCCGGCCATGCCGGCGAGTGTTGCAGGGCAGATGTGGACGCTATCGCCGTAGAGGATGTGTTCGTAGATTTCGTCGGTGATTAAAAATAGGTCGTGTTTGGAGCAGAGGTCTGCAATGAAGGCGAGTTCTGTTTCGGAGAATACTTTGCCCGTGGGGTTGTGTGGCGTGTTGAGGATGAGTGCGCGCGCGCGTTTTGCCGCGGCGATCCATTCGTCTTTGTCGAGCACCCAGCCATCGCTTTTTTCGCGCAGGGTGACATATTCGCAGCGCAGCCCGAACAGGCTGGCCTGGTTGGGATACATTTCGTGAAAGGGTTGTAAGACGATGACGCTGTCGCCGGGATTGCACAGGGCGCGAAGTGTTGAGGAGAGGCCTTCGGTTGCGCCTGCGGTGACGGTGATTTGCGTTTCGGGGTTGGGACGAAAGGCGTAGAATCGCCGGGTGTAGTCTGCGATGGCTTCCCGCAGTTCAGGCAATCCGTAGGGAAAGGAGTACTGGTTGTAGCGGTCGTGCTGGGGTTGGAGGATGGCGCAGAGGTCTTTGAGGGAATGGTTGAGGTGGTCGTTGCCCGCGTTGCGCACGAGGAGGTCGCAGAGGGTGAGCGCGTGCAATTGCTCGGCACCTTCATCTGAGCCACCCAGTATGGCGGCGATGCCCGCCCAGGCGAGGTCGTAGAGTACGGGTTCGTCTGTGATCCCCTGAGAGAGGTTCAAGGCATTGTGTTCAAGGGATAGACGGGTCATGCGCCGGATGACGGATTCTTGTGGGGAAGAATCTCTTATCCCAGCAATTTCTGTTCCCATGTTTTTATGTATTCTTCGGGCGATAGTTGACTGTCCGGCGCGCTTCGATGTTTGTCGTACATGTCTTCTGCTTGTGCTGCGATGACCTCTGGATCTTCGGGGATTTCGCCCTGGTCGCCGTATGTTTCGATCCAGTTGTCGAGGCGCGAGCGCAGGTCGTTGAGCGCGTTTTGATGGTCTGGCGATTCTGCGAGGTTTTCGACTTCGTGGGGGTCGGCTTGCAGGTCGTAGAGTTCTTCGTAAGGGCGATAGGGTGCGAGGAATTTTGCCTGTGCTTCGGTGAGTTTGTCTTCTTTGCCAAGTAGGGGAAGGAGTGTCCAGAGGGGGTATTGCTGGTATTTGTAGCGGTTGAATTGCATGTAGGGGCGGTCGGGATGATAGTTGCGTATGTATTTGTAGTTTTTTGTGCGTACGCAGCGGATGCGATCTACTGTGCCGTCACATCGGTCGCGTGCTGAGTAGATTTCGCTGCGGGATTTTGCATCGGGACCGAGGAAGATGTTGCCTTCCATTTCCGGGGGGACTTCTAAACCCGCGAGCGAGAGCGCGGTGGGTGCAAGGTCTATGCCGCTGACGAGTTCGTCGCTTACGACGCCTGCGTCGATGTGCCCGGGCCAGCGCACAATGCAGGGTATGCGAATGCCACCGTCGTACAGGAATTGTTTGTCGCGGATATGCGCGCGTCCGTGATCGGCGATGAGGAAGACGATGGTGTTGTCGGCTACGCCTTCGTCTTCGAGGCGCTGGAGCACCTGGCCGACTTTGTGGTCGAAGACCTGGACGCTTTCGAGATACATGGCCCAGTCTTTTCTGATGAGGGGATGATCGGGATAATAAGGCGGAATTTCTACGGCGTCGGGATCAACGGGGTTTTGCGGGTCGGGTGTGAAGTTGCGATGGGTGTCGGTGATGTTGTTCTGGGCGTAAAAGGGCTGGCCCTCTGCGCGTTGGGTCCAGTCTATGCCATCAAAGACGCCATTCCGCTGGAAGTTGAAGTCGGTTTTACCGGATTTATCAAAGGGCGGTCCCGGGCTGTTGCAGGTGTAATATCCCGCATCGCGGAAATAGTCGGTGATGAGGCGAATGTGTTCGGGCAATGGGGTGTCGCGCTTGCTGCGGTGATTGTGCGCGCCAAAGCTGGTTTGATATCGACCAGTGATGATGGCCGATCTGCTCGGAGAACACACCGGGCAGGTGACAAATGCATTTGTAAATAGCGTGCCTTCCGATGCGAGTTTGTCGATGTTGGGCGTTTGCACTGCTGGTGTGCCATAGCAGGCGAGGTCGGGATAGAGGTCTTCGCCATAGATCCAGAGGATGTTGGGTTTAATGGGCATGGTAAAAAATCCATTCGTTTGTAGGGGCAGGTCTTGTGCCTGCCCGTTGGATGGTTGGTCTGATTCGCTGATGAACTGGTCTGGGAAACGACCAGTTGTACCCCGTTCTGTCTATTCGTCTTTATCGCGCGCCGCACGCTTGCAAGGATGCCTGCATGTGTCCGCGAGTTTCCGCACCGATGATGCAACATTGTTCTAGGCTGTGTCCCTGTGCTTTTGTGCCGATGACTTCGAGATTGACGGGTCCGTCGTAACCGTTTTCGTGCAGGACGCGGATATAGCCGACGAGGTCGATGTCGCCGCGGCCATTGGCCTGGTTTTCGGGGGCGCCGGGTCCGCGTTCGCGGCCTTTGCAGTCGCGGATGTGGACGTGTTTGACGCGCGAGACGACGGCTGCGATGGCTTCTACTGGATTTTCGTTTGCGCGGTGGATGTGTGAGGGGTCCATGTCAATGCCAAAGGCGGGGGATGAGATGGCTTCCATCACGCGCAGGGTGGTTGGGGTGTTGTAGATGGCTGCGCCCACATGGGCTTTGACGCAGAGGGTTACGCCGTATTTTTCGGCTCTGTTGGCGAGGTTGCCGAGGGAGTCGATGCTTTGTTGGAAAGTTTCTTCGTCGTCTGATTTTCCACCCGGACCGCAATTGACGACGGGGATGCCGGCTTCGTTTGCAGCTTGAAATGCTTTTTCCATGGTGTCGGGATCTTGTCTGGGTTGTTCCATGGCGAGGAGTTCGAGGCCGTATTCACGTCCCAGGCGTCTGGCTTCCCGGGCTGTTTCGCGCCAGTTGTCGAGGACGAGGTGCTGGCTCATGCCGCTAATTGCCGCGACTTCTATGCCGTCGTATCCGGCCATGGCAGTGTACTTAAAAGCGGTTTCCATGTCCCATGCGCCAAAGAGAACAGAGTTGAGTCCGAGTTTCATGTTTCCTCCTGTAAGGGGTTTCAAAATACGCGAATCGACGAATCAACGAATCGACGAATCAACGAATCAACGAATCAACAGAATAGTGTACAACTGGTTAGTGAACGGGTCTGGAGATTCTGTAACTGATTATTATGATTGCATCGCCGGTAAATCTGTGCGCGATCCTCGCACGTCTATCGCTTCTCTGGAGAGCCGTGCGTGGGGCGATTCGCCATTTAAGATTCGCTCGAAATCATCGCCGATTACTTCGGCGACTTGTAAGTTCGCATCTCGTGTGCGTCCGGCAATGTGGGGGGTGTGGACGACATTGACACGGTTTCGCAATAGATCGTCTGTAGGCACCGGCTCGTTGTCATATACGTCAAATGCACCGGCGAGTTCGTTGGTGATAATGCGCTCCCGCAATGCGTCCATATCGACGGCGTGTGCGCGCGTGGTTATGACGATCAGGCTGCCTTTGCGCAATCGATAAATGCGTTCCCGCGATAGGATTTTTCTGGCAGATGGTGTTGGTGGTATGGTGACGACGATTATCTCGCATTCATCTACGAGGGTGTCCATTTCCACGCCTTCTACGCCGAGTTCATCCAACCGCGATTTTGGAATAAATGGGTCGTAACCGAGGACGCGCGATCCGAGGGCGTTGCACCACATTGCCATCCTCCCGCCGATTTGTCCCAGTCCCATGACGCCGACGGTTTTGGTTCCCAATGTGCCGTTGACGAAATCTGGATTGTCGCAAAATTGCACGTATTCAAAATTCCACAGGCGTTCTCCCGATGCCATGCGTTTGTGCCATTGCGGTATCATGCGCAGGGCGTTTAATGTCAGGGCGAGCGTGATTTCTGCGACAGATGCCGCCCATGCACGCGTGCCATCAATGATGGGGATGTCGCGTTCAAACAGGCCATCGACTGGAAGAGAGCGATGGCCCCAATTATCCAGCACACCTCCCACGGCTTTTAATTCGGGTGCGCGTGCCAAACACGCTTCTGTTAGCTGTCCGCCGAATAGCGCGATGGCGGATATATGCGATAAATCCGTCAATTCCGAAAGTGGTATGCCGCGTTCTACCTGTACTACGCGCACTTCATCTATTTCATTTAGCCGCGCCATCAGTGCCTCTGGCACAAACGGCCATGACCGTTCCAGGTTTTCCGTCCGAGCAAACAGAATCGCCATTATCCATCCTTTCTTAAAAATAACGTTCTTATTGTTCTTTTACATGAACGGCAAGATAATGCGTCTTGTCTGGACAAACAAGAACCAAAAAATGCGAATGCATTGTGGGAAGGGAAGGTTTTGAGGGAAGGGGTAAGGTGAGACGGCAAACGGGTTCGCCCTGTGCTGGACGAACCCGCGGTTTTCATAGCCTACGGCGCGAGCATCAGAGCGATGCCATGTGGGTTAACCAATCCAGAGGTGACGAGAGCTTCGGGACTGGAGCCGTCGAGATTGGCACGCCAGATTTTACCGTTATCGACGTTACCGGTGCCAGCATCTATCCAGTACATCTTTGGGGGATCGCTTGTCAGGTCCAGAGCAATATCGCGCGGAGCGGTAGCCGGACCGCCGAGTGACTGTCCACCGAATGTTCTGGTGTTGAGGATATCTTCTGGTTCAGTACCATCTAAATTGGCACGCCGGATTCTATCTCTGACGATGTCTGTCCAGTACATTTTTCCCGCAGCTACATCCAGTGCAATGCCTCTTGGAACCCGCAAGAAGTTTTGGAAGGTGAGGAGGGTTTCGACGTTGGAGCCATCGAGGTTGGCGCGCTGGATTTTATCGTCCTGAAGTGGGTTGGGGGCACCCGTGCCGGAGTCTGTCCAGTACATTTTGCCTCCGGCCACATCCAGGGCGATGCCCTGTGGATTAACCAATCCAGAGGTGACGAGGGCTTCGGGACTGGATCCGTCGAGGTTGGCGCGCTGGATTTTACCATTATCGACATTGGCCCTGCCAGCATCTACCCAGTACATCTTTGGGGGGTCGCTTGTCAGGTCCAGGGCAATGTCGCGCGGGGTGGTGGCCGGGCCGGGAAGTGACTGCCCGCCGATTGTTCTGGTATCTATGACCAGTTCTATGTCAGAACCATCGAAGTTGGCACGCCGAATGCTATCTGTGACGGAGTCCGTCCAGTACATTTTTCCCGCGGCTACATCCAGAGCAATGCCCCTTGGAAGTCGCAACGCGTTGTCGTAGGTGAGGAGGGCTTCAACGTTGGAGCCATCGAGGTTGGCGCTCTGGATTTTATCATCCTGTAGAGGGTTGGAGCCACCCGTGCCGGAGTCTGTCCAGTATATCTTGCCCATAGCCTTAGGCACTTCTTTGCCAAAGCTCCCGGCGAATATCAGAAAGTCGCCAAATCCGACCTCGCCGTCGCCATCCAGATCGAATCGGACTTCATACCTCTCATCGCCCTGACGAGCCCCGAACTTGCCGGCAAAGAGCAAGAAGTCGGTAAAATCGACCTCGCCACTCGCATCAAAGTCCGGATTACCTGATTGTGATCCAATCCTGGCCTGAAGCGGTTGAGTCAGAAGACCGATGGAGAGGGTTGCAAGTATTAATAGACGCATGTTTTCCTCCTTATTGTGGGGGTTTAAGCATTTTTATTAGCCCTTATAAGGCATGATAACATGAGAGACATGGATTTGCCAAATAAAAATAGTCATGATGCCCGAACGTGAGAAGTTGTGTTAAAATCTCCGTGTGTCTGGCTGTACATAAATTTTTTGACTTATGCGTTCTGTATGTTATCATGCGTCAGACATAAACCACAACCCATCAGGAGATTTGACTATGAGTAGCAAAGTTGCAATCATCACTGGCGCGGGCAGCGGGATTGGCAAACACACGACCCTTGCCTTTTTGGATGCGGGATATTCAGTTGCTCTGGCAGGACGACGCGAAGATCCCTTGAGAGCTACGGTGAGTGAAGCGGGCGTAGATGATTCAAAAACGCTTGTTGTGCCGACAGATGTTGGCGATCCAGCGTCTGTGGAAAATCTTTTTGCGCGGACAAAAGAGAAATTTGGACGCCTGGATGTGCTTTTCAATAATGCGGGTGTGGGCGCACCTGGTGTCAATCTCGAGGATTTGACTTTTGAGCAATGGCAAACGGTTGTCAATACCAATTTAACGGGTGTCTTTTTGTGTATTCAGGAGGCATTTAAAATTATGAAAGACCAGACGCCCCGGGGCGGGAGGATCATCAATAATGGGTCGATATCGGCGCATGTTCCCCGTCCAAATTCTGCGCCTTATACATCGACCAAACACGCGGTGTCCGGTCTGACAAAATCCGCTTCGCTCGATGGGCGCAAATACGATATCGCTTGCGGACAGATCGATATTGGCAATGCAGCGACCGATATGACCGAGCGCATGAAAAGAGGGGTTCCGCAAGCCAATGGATCTACTCTGGTAGAGCCTACGATGGATGTCAGGGGCGTCGCGCAAGCCGTGCTCAATATGGCGAGCCTTCCGTTAGATGCAAATGTTCAGTTTATGACGATTATGGCGACTAAGATGCCTTATATCGGTCGCGGTTAAAAAAAAGACCGGACGCTTTGTCCGGTCTTTTTAGTTGATACTATGGGAGAGGGGTTACATCCCCAGCATGTATGAGACTTTTATGAGAACGGCCCGGTTTCTTTCGCTCCATTCGCGCAGGACATCCCGGTCATCCAGGTTGTGATCGTAAGTGACGTCAAAGCCCTGATCATAGACAAAGTAAATATCGCTGCCGGGGCGGAAACGGTAATTCAGCAATACGTTTACACTCGCCTGTTCGCGGTCATTATTCCACTGGGCGAATAGTTTGACATAAAAGTCCGTGGAAAATGAATAGATCAA includes:
- a CDS encoding aminotransferase class I/II-fold pyridoxal phosphate-dependent enzyme translates to MGTEIAGIRDSSPQESVIRRMTRLSLEHNALNLSQGITDEPVLYDLAWAGIAAILGGSDEGAEQLHALTLCDLLVRNAGNDHLNHSLKDLCAILQPQHDRYNQYSFPYGLPELREAIADYTRRFYAFRPNPETQITVTAGATEGLSSTLRALCNPGDSVIVLQPFHEMYPNQASLFGLRCEYVTLREKSDGWVLDKDEWIAAAKRARALILNTPHNPTGKVFSETELAFIADLCSKHDLFLITDEIYEHILYGDSVHICPATLAGMAGRTIVINAITKTANASGWRVGWVISPEQHTPRIRAVHDTLVVQAPTPLQKGAEHLLQLPDAIFKNMHKPFLQKRNLLLNALQSTGFKITPPDGSYYLFADYRSVPTLCDMNATDAAMYMTREIGVTPVPGDNFYATGSEGDRYLRFAFCRTLDSLSEAAERLKRLKT
- a CDS encoding DUF4160 domain-containing protein, which encodes MPRVSNIQGPYRFFFYSFDCHEPRHVHVRRDRRTCKYWLEPIALCKNYGFSPHELSEIRRLIQSNYVIILEAWREHCE
- the modA gene encoding molybdate ABC transporter substrate-binding protein, with the translated sequence MKKLFIYIFIATCFSTRGITLAEPVTVYAAASLTSALQDLSKTAEKQGISLRMSFASSSILAKQIAQGAPADIYFSANVKWMDFLATEKLIEPDTRIDLLGNALVIISPKNEKFSVEPHADFDFPSAFDGQLALGDPSHVPAGIYTVEALKKLGWWTLLKNRIAPTMDVRGALTLVARGECAAGIVYATDATISDGVAVIATLPDSLLHTPIVYPIAIVKGRRTPTVEAAMHFFQSDTAATVFQRYGFRVLDSGN
- a CDS encoding sugar phosphate isomerase/epimerase; the encoded protein is MKLGLNSVLFGAWDMETAFKYTAMAGYDGIEVAAISGMSQHLVLDNWRETAREARRLGREYGLELLAMEQPRQDPDTMEKAFQAANEAGIPVVNCGPGGKSDDEETFQQSIDSLGNLANRAEKYGVTLCVKAHVGAAIYNTPTTLRVMEAISSPAFGIDMDPSHIHRANENPVEAIAAVVSRVKHVHIRDCKGRERGPGAPENQANGRGDIDLVGYIRVLHENGYDGPVNLEVIGTKAQGHSLEQCCIIGAETRGHMQASLQACGAR
- a CDS encoding SDR family oxidoreductase yields the protein MSSKVAIITGAGSGIGKHTTLAFLDAGYSVALAGRREDPLRATVSEAGVDDSKTLVVPTDVGDPASVENLFARTKEKFGRLDVLFNNAGVGAPGVNLEDLTFEQWQTVVNTNLTGVFLCIQEAFKIMKDQTPRGGRIINNGSISAHVPRPNSAPYTSTKHAVSGLTKSASLDGRKYDIACGQIDIGNAATDMTERMKRGVPQANGSTLVEPTMDVRGVAQAVLNMASLPLDANVQFMTIMATKMPYIGRG
- a CDS encoding Gfo/Idh/MocA family oxidoreductase — encoded protein: MRCLRCFVKGETGGIPCRLSSIGGISMDKLKIAHIGTGNRGANVYLPLIAKLKDDLELVAVCDVSEDSVKAQGAKYSVAAYTDTAEMLEKEKPDICSIVITPSNNHIPGLLCSEHGVSYCTETPIDTDLGWADEMIESAKQHGTKIEVNENYYRVPSERIKREMILAGVFGKINVAYNEFRGHGYHGVGLIRSYVGFDNEPLRVFGLRKSFAVQEHVWRQGQPTRDSEDWQQGVIEFVDGAVGVFHFSSLSYGSPLRGFNGTKFYAERGMCFRDEAVILNDTADEQRKITIARKTNDVNGFETLAALVADTTPEVVWENPLQNYPLSDGEITVASELMSIANAVRNDTEPEYGAYNGRKDREIDVAMARSWANDGEPVTFPFEYERR
- a CDS encoding SGNH/GDSL hydrolase family protein, translating into MSDFWVQDSETMLLIGDSITDCGRRAAEAPLGSGYVRAFTEIVTAQFPERKIAYINKGIGGNRVTHLHERWREDVIDHAPDKLSIKIGINDLHSVLRQAEDAVPPARFEELYDAILDTTQREIGCPIVLITPFYISTDTSGETFQSEVMALIPEYIDIVEKMSEKYGTKLLRLHDLFQTHLKYRDSETFCPEPVHPNRTGHFIIADALFKMLCEG
- a CDS encoding DUF2442 domain-containing protein, with protein sequence MNTANNTEPRIKAIRITGELIIADLVDGRTISVPLVWSWRLADATPAQRENYEFIGDGQGVHWPDIDEDISAEGMLMGAPARPAKQRV
- a CDS encoding sulfatase; this translates as MPIKPNILWIYGEDLYPDLACYGTPAVQTPNIDKLASEGTLFTNAFVTCPVCSPSRSAIITGRYQTSFGAHNHRSKRDTPLPEHIRLITDYFRDAGYYTCNSPGPPFDKSGKTDFNFQRNGVFDGIDWTQRAEGQPFYAQNNITDTHRNFTPDPQNPVDPDAVEIPPYYPDHPLIRKDWAMYLESVQVFDHKVGQVLQRLEDEGVADNTIVFLIADHGRAHIRDKQFLYDGGIRIPCIVRWPGHIDAGVVSDELVSGIDLAPTALSLAGLEVPPEMEGNIFLGPDAKSRSEIYSARDRCDGTVDRIRCVRTKNYKYIRNYHPDRPYMQFNRYKYQQYPLWTLLPLLGKEDKLTEAQAKFLAPYRPYEELYDLQADPHEVENLAESPDHQNALNDLRSRLDNWIETYGDQGEIPEDPEVIAAQAEDMYDKHRSAPDSQLSPEEYIKTWEQKLLG